A single Larimichthys crocea isolate SSNF chromosome VIII, L_crocea_2.0, whole genome shotgun sequence DNA region contains:
- the fes gene encoding tyrosine-protein kinase Fes/Fps yields MGFGEDLWCPQAHSAVMRLLDSELHLMEVMKKWMGQRAKSEREFSVQLHHMTAIVEKLDRPQLGAGLDYISQLNKSWGVLVSQTDSLSQVMKKCSEDLLDGPISKLTLLIRDKQQLRKTYSEQWNLLKQELSKVTQTELERLKSSYRQAVKDAAQAKRKYQEANKDKERDKAKERYIKASLKLYELHNDYVLSVRAAQVYHQHHYSQIQPALLSALQTLQQEMVLILKEILQEYFDISTLLHHEVVRIHREMSTAITAIDPHSEYESFIHQNRSVGEIPACADFDCSLLEDTEQLNPREIELNDLTLETIQHKLTAVEEELLDLARTLASQQTSLEHLELELEAEQEGVKKGQRVYQFSKRHAMEESRQQVALSQGMRVKLEVQRLHLKEKLDQLGSKEPPSALKLDADTVSLSSNASSDHGQTSTKLLMDGILNNLSGLFKSKYEVLPGLNTVQEVDRPLGQQDWYHGAIPRLEVQQLLKNDGDFLVRKSHEKQGYVLSVLWDGACKHFLIQNMDNMYRLDGDSFHSIPQLIHHLLSSRQHITKKSDIMLKRPVVKDKWVLEHDDIILGNLIGRGNFGEVYSGHLRSDNTPVAVKSCKENLAPEHKSKFLMEARILKQYNHPNIVKLIGVCTQKQPIYIIMELIQGGDFLSFLRHEGPSLKPKLLVKMTENVASGMEYLESKKCIHRDLAARNCLVAEGNLVKISDFGMSRQQDDGVYSTEGGLRQIPVKWTAPEALNYGRYTTESDVWSFGVLLWETFSLGMTPYTSMTNQQTRDEVERGYRMPAPHSCPVEISRIMNSCWHYEPRNRPSFKKLRTELSVIYNKMF; encoded by the exons ATGGGTTTTGGGGAGGACCTTTGGTGCCCCCAGGCACATTCAGCTGTCATGCGGCTGCTGGACTCAGAGCTTCACCTAATGGAGGTCATGAAGAAGTGGATGGGGCAGCGGGCTAAAAGTGAGCGTGAGTTTTCAGTGCAGCTGCACCACATGACTGCCATAGTGGAGAAGCTAGACCGGCCTCAGCTCGGTGCAGGACTGGACTACATCAGCCAGCTCAACAAG TCTTGGGGAGTGCTGGTCTCTCAGACGGACAGTCTTAGTCAGGTGATGAAGAAATGCTCCGAGGATCTGCTGGATGGTCCCATCAGCAAACTGACACTGCTcatcagagacaaacagcagctccGCAAAACCTACTCCGAGCAGTGGAACCTGCTGAAGCAGGAACTGAGCAAG GTAACCCAGACAGAGCTGGAGAGGCTGAAGAGCAGCTACAGACAGGCAGTGAAAGATGCAGCTCAGGCTAAGAGGAAGTACCAGGAGGCAAATAAAG ATAAAGAACGAGACAAGGCTAAAGAACGTTACATAAAGGCCTCACTGAAACTCTACGAGCTGCATAATGATTATGTACTGTCTGTGCGAGCGGCTCAAGTTTACCATCAGCACCACTACAGTCAGATTCAGCCTGCACTGCTCAGTGCACTGCAGACTCTGCAGCAGGAGATGGTGCTCATACT AAAGGAGATCCTGCAGGAGTACTTCGATATCTCCACTCTCCTCCACCATGAAGTTGTGCGGATCCACAGGGAGATGTCTACTGCTATAACTGCAATTGATCCTCACAGCGAATATGAGAGCTTCATCCACCAGAACAG GTCTGTAGGGGAGATTCCTGCCTGTGCAGACTTTGATTGCAGTCTTCTGGAGGACACTGAGCAGCTAAATCCCAGAGAGATCGAACTGAACGACCTCACGCTGGAGACAATACAACACAA ACTGACTGCGGTAGAGGAGGAACTACTGGATTTGGCGCGGACTCTGGCCTCCCAGCAGACCTCGCTCGAAcatctggagctggagctggaggcaGAGCAGGAAGGTGTCAAGAAGGGCCAGAG GGTCTATCAGTTCAGCAAGAGACATGCAATGGAGGAGTCCCGGCAGCAGGTTGCTCTGTCTCAGGGCATGAGAGTCAAGCTGGAGGTTCAGAGGCTTCATCTGAAGGAGAAACTGGACCAGCTCGGCTCAAAAGAACCTCCCTCTGCTCTAAAGTTGGATGCAGACACTGTCTCACTTTCTTCCAACGCTAGTAGT GATCACGGCCAAACCTCCACCAAACTCCTCATGGACGGGATTTTAAACAATCTGAGTGGCCtatttaaatccaaatatgAG GTGCTTCCGGGCCTTAACACTGTGCAGGAGGTGGATCGTCCTTTGGGGCAGCAGGACTGGTACCACGGAGCCATCCCCAGACTTGAAGTCCAGCAGCTGTTGAAGAATGATGGAGACTTCTTGGTGAGGAAGAGTCACGAGAAGCAGGGTTATGTGCTCTCTGTGCTTTGGGATGGAGCCTGCAAGCATTTTCTCATTCAGAACATGGAT AATATGTACCGTCTGGATGGAGACAGCTTCCACAGTATCCCACAGCTGATCCATCATCTACTATCATCACGACAACACATCACCAAGAAGTCTGACATAATGCTGAAGAGACCTGTAGTAAAG GACAAGTGGGTCCTGGAACACGATGATATTATCTTGGGAAACCTCATTGGACGG GGTAACTTTGGAGAAGTGTACAGTGGTCATTTACGCTCTGATAACACTCCTGTAGCAGTAAAATCCTGTAAAGAGAACCTGGCCCCGGAGCACAAAAGCAAGTTCCTGATGGAAGCCCG AATCCTGAAGCAGTACAACCATCCTAACATTGTGAAGCTGATAGGAGTGTGCACTCAGAAACAGCCCATCTACATCATCATGGAGCTCATTCAAG GTGGTGATTTTCTGTCCTTCTTGCGGCATGAGGGTCCCAGTCTGAAGCCTAAGTTGTTGgtcaaaatgacagaaaatgtagcATCTGGCATGGAGTACCTGGAGAGCAAGAAGTGTATCCACAG AGACCTGGCAGCAAGAAACTGTCTGGTTGCAGAGGGCAACTTGGTGAAGATCAGTGATTTTGGGATGTCCCGGCAGCAAGATGATGGTGTCTACTCTACAGAGGGCGGCCTCAGACAGATCCCTGTCAAATGGACAGCTCCTGAAGCCTTGAACTATG GTCGTTATACCACAGAGAGCGATGTCTGGAGCTTTGGTGTCTTACTGTGGGAGACCTTCTCCCTGGGAATGACGCCCTACACAAGCATGACCAACCAACAGACACGAGATGAGGTGGAGagag GATACCGCATGCCTGCTCCACACAGCTGCCCTGTGGAAATCTCCAGGATAATGAATAGCTGCTGGCACTACGAACCCCGAAACAGGCCGTCTTTCAAGAAACTCCGAACTGAACTCAGTGTCATatacaacaaaatgttttaa